GCTGCAGATCGATCAGCTGCTGGAGCGGCGCCCTAAGGACCTGTCGGGCGGCCAGCGCCAGCGCGTCGCGATTGGTCGGGCGGTGGTGCGCGAACCGCGCGTGTTCCTGTTTGATGAGCCGCTGTCCAATCTCGATGCCGAGCTGCGGGTGGACATGCGCGGCGAGATTTCAACGCTTCACAAGCGGCTGGGCAACACCATGATCTACGTGACGCACGACCAGGTCGAAGCGATGACGATGGCTGACAAGATTGCGGTCTTGCGGCTTGGGGTGCTTGAGCAGTTCGGCCGACCGCTCGATTTGTACAACGAGCCCGACAATTTGTTTGTCGCCGGGTTCATCGGCTCACCAAAGATGAACTTCATGACCGGTTCGATTGATGGTGCTGATCGCAACCTGTTGGCGCTTAACACCGGTGACGAAGTGCACCTGCCCGATGGCAGGTTTCGCCAGCAGGTCGGCCAATCGGTAACGTTGGGCGTGCGGCCCAACGAGTTACAGCCAGACCCGGAAGGATCGCTCCACATGCAGGTAGGCAGTGTCGAACAGCTCGGTTCGGAGAGCTATCTCTACGGTACGCTGGCCGATGGTACCCGGCTCACGGTCCATAATCCCGGTCAAACGCGGGTTGCTGCAGGCGAGAATGTGCCACTGGGCACCGCGGGCGCGTCTTTTCACCTGTTTGACACACAATCGACACTGAGTTTGCGCACGCACGCCTGATCCGTGGCGCTAAGGCGTTCGCGCAAAGGCGTGGACGTGAAGCCACACCTCCAGTTCACGTTAAGTCTTCTGGCCGGTTACGCCGGTTTTCCTTGCGCAACCTGCTAGAAAACGATTTATCAGCGCCGAAGCGTTCATTGCAGCGCACAATATCAGCAAACTCCGAAAGCCGTAATGTCATTTTCCTCCGGTTCCGCCGTCTCCGGCTCCTCGAACCTTCCCCCAGGCCTCAAAGCCCTGGAAGCCCAGTCCATCGCGATCATCCGGGAAGTTGCCGCGTCGTTCGACAATCCTGTCATGCTCTATTCGATCGGCAAGGATTCAGGCGTCATGCTTCAGCTGGCCCTGAAAGCCTTTTATCCCTCCAAACCGCCGTTCCCGCTGCT
The sequence above is a segment of the Pseudomonadota bacterium genome. Coding sequences within it:
- the ugpC gene encoding sn-glycerol-3-phosphate ABC transporter ATP-binding protein UgpC, translating into MASVELKDLKKAYGEAEVIRGIDMQIDHGEFCVFVGPSGCGKSTLLRMISGLEPITSGDMIIDGERVNAIPAADRGLAMVFQSYALYPHMTVRQNLSFGLENINTPRPEIIEKIQEVSTMLQIDQLLERRPKDLSGGQRQRVAIGRAVVREPRVFLFDEPLSNLDAELRVDMRGEISTLHKRLGNTMIYVTHDQVEAMTMADKIAVLRLGVLEQFGRPLDLYNEPDNLFVAGFIGSPKMNFMTGSIDGADRNLLALNTGDEVHLPDGRFRQQVGQSVTLGVRPNELQPDPEGSLHMQVGSVEQLGSESYLYGTLADGTRLTVHNPGQTRVAAGENVPLGTAGASFHLFDTQSTLSLRTHA